In Vespa velutina chromosome 1, iVesVel2.1, whole genome shotgun sequence, the following proteins share a genomic window:
- the LOC124955852 gene encoding F-box/SPRY domain-containing protein 1 isoform X2, which yields MDGIALNASDHVLEVIFSYLDLHTLRNCALVCKRWYRFLRDENNDVWRMHCIRTLAQEALSSDLLSSVPTYKAKLRAFYHAWNPNDCSRNVYIKPNGFTLHRNPVAQSTDACRGKIGFRHGRHAWEVIWEGPLGTVAVVGIATKEAPLLCHGYVALLGSDEHSWGWNLVDNHLLHNGDAQGSYPLLNNAPTYQIGEKIRVILDCDDNTLSFEKNYEFLGVAFRGLPDKRLYPSVSAVYGNSEISMVYIGPPLDG from the exons ATGGACGGTATCGCATTGAACGCGTCAGATCATGTCTTAGAAgtgattttctcttatttagaCTTACACACTTTAAGAAACTGTGCATTGGTATGTAAGAGGTGGTATAGATTCTTAAGggatgaaaataacgatgtaTGGAGAATGCATTGTATTAGAACATTAGCTCAAGAGGCACTTAGTTCTGATTTATTATCATCAGTACCTACTTACAAAGCAAAGCTTCGAGCATTTTATCATGCTTGGAATCCGAATGATTGTTCACGTAATGTTTATATCAAGCCAAATGGATTTACTTTACACAG GAATCCTGTTGCACAAAGTACAGATGCTTGTAGAGGTAAAATAGGTTTTCGACATGGACGTCATGCATGGGAAGTGATATGGGAAGGACCTTTAGGTACAGTAGCTGTTGTAGGTATAGCTACAAAAGAGGCGCCTTTGTTATGTCATGGATATGTAGCTCTGCTTGGTTCTGATGAACACTCTTGGGGATGGAATCTCGTTGACAATCATTTATTACACAACGGAGATGCACAAGGAAGTTATCCATTACTTAATAATGCTCCAACATACCAg ATAGGAGAAAAAATTAGAGTCATATTAGACTGTGATGATAACACATTGTCATTTGAGAAGAATTATGAGTTTCTAGGTGTAGCTTTTAGAG GGTTACCAGATAAAAGGTTATATCCATCGGTTTCTGCAGTATATGGAAATTCAGAAATATCAATGGTGTACATAGGGCCACCTCTAGATGGCTAA
- the LOC124955863 gene encoding BTB/POZ domain-containing protein KCTD5 isoform X1, translating into MANFSENSHEMTENNMQQRCNIQWVKLNVGGTYFLTSKTTLSRDPNSFLYRLCQEDSDLISDRDETGAYLIDRDPTYFSPILNYLRHGKLVINKDLTEEGVLEEAEFYNITELIRLVKERIIMRDTRPLRDSKKHVYRVLQCHEDELTQMVSTMSDGWKFEQLINIGSQYNYGNDDHAEFLCVVSREYGPSQINSKEQESTDRVKVLQQKGSRM; encoded by the exons ATGGCGAATTTCAGCGAGAATTCACACGAAATGACAGAAAATAACATGCAGCAACGTTGTAATATACAATGGGTAAAATTAAATGTGGGCGGAACATATTTCTTAACTTCAAAAACTACATTGTCTCGGGATCCTAATTCATTTCTGTATCGACTTTGTCAAGAAGATTCGGACCTTATATCGGACAGG gaTGAAACTGGTGCTTACTTAATAGACCGTGATCCAACATATTTTAGTCCTATCTTAAACTATTTAAGACATGGTAAATTAGTTATCAATAAGGACTTAACTGAAGAAGGTGTATTAGAAGAGGCagagttttataatattactgaACTAATTCGACTAGTTAAGGAACGTATTATAATGCGAGATACAAGACCTTTAAGAGATTCAAAGAAACATGTCTACAGAGTATTGCAATGTCATGAGGATGAATTAACACAAATGGTGTCAACAATGTCAGATGGATGGAAATTTGAACag CTAATCAATATAGGCTCCCAATATAATTATGGAAATGATGACCATGCTGAATTCCTATGTGTGGTGAGCCGTGAATATGGACCAAGTCAAATCAATAGCAAGGAGCAGGAATCAACTGATCGTGTTAAG GTCTTACAACAGAAGGGATCTCGCATGTAA
- the LOC124955852 gene encoding F-box/SPRY domain-containing protein 1 isoform X1, with amino-acid sequence MDGIALNASDHVLEVIFSYLDLHTLRNCALVCKRWYRFLRDENNDVWRMHCIRTLAQEALSSDLLSSVPTYKAKLRAFYHAWNPNDCSRNVYIKPNGFTLHRNPVAQSTDACRGKIGFRHGRHAWEVIWEGPLGTVAVVGIATKEAPLLCHGYVALLGSDEHSWGWNLVDNHLLHNGDAQGSYPLLNNAPTYQIGEKIRVILDCDDNTLSFEKNYEFLGVAFRASEYILQLTAQGYQIKGYIHRFLQYMEIQKYQWCT; translated from the exons ATGGACGGTATCGCATTGAACGCGTCAGATCATGTCTTAGAAgtgattttctcttatttagaCTTACACACTTTAAGAAACTGTGCATTGGTATGTAAGAGGTGGTATAGATTCTTAAGggatgaaaataacgatgtaTGGAGAATGCATTGTATTAGAACATTAGCTCAAGAGGCACTTAGTTCTGATTTATTATCATCAGTACCTACTTACAAAGCAAAGCTTCGAGCATTTTATCATGCTTGGAATCCGAATGATTGTTCACGTAATGTTTATATCAAGCCAAATGGATTTACTTTACACAG GAATCCTGTTGCACAAAGTACAGATGCTTGTAGAGGTAAAATAGGTTTTCGACATGGACGTCATGCATGGGAAGTGATATGGGAAGGACCTTTAGGTACAGTAGCTGTTGTAGGTATAGCTACAAAAGAGGCGCCTTTGTTATGTCATGGATATGTAGCTCTGCTTGGTTCTGATGAACACTCTTGGGGATGGAATCTCGTTGACAATCATTTATTACACAACGGAGATGCACAAGGAAGTTATCCATTACTTAATAATGCTCCAACATACCAg ATAGGAGAAAAAATTAGAGTCATATTAGACTGTGATGATAACACATTGTCATTTGAGAAGAATTATGAGTTTCTAGGTGTAGCTTTTAGAG CATCAGAATACATTTTACAACTAACTGCACAGGGTTACCAGATAAAAGGTTATATCCATCGGTTTCTGCAGTATATGGAAATTCAGAAATATCAATGGTGTACATAG
- the LOC124955863 gene encoding BTB/POZ domain-containing protein KCTD5 isoform X2, with protein sequence MANFSENSHEMTENNMQQRCNIQWVKLNVGGTYFLTSKTTLSRDPNSFLYRLCQEDSDLISDRDETGAYLIDRDPTYFSPILNYLRHGKLVINKDLTEEGVLEEAEFYNITELIRLVKERIIMRDTRPLRDSKKHVYRVLQCHEDELTQMVSTMSDGWKFEQLINIGSQYNYGNDDHAEFLCVVSREYGPSQINSKEQESTDRVKLFY encoded by the exons ATGGCGAATTTCAGCGAGAATTCACACGAAATGACAGAAAATAACATGCAGCAACGTTGTAATATACAATGGGTAAAATTAAATGTGGGCGGAACATATTTCTTAACTTCAAAAACTACATTGTCTCGGGATCCTAATTCATTTCTGTATCGACTTTGTCAAGAAGATTCGGACCTTATATCGGACAGG gaTGAAACTGGTGCTTACTTAATAGACCGTGATCCAACATATTTTAGTCCTATCTTAAACTATTTAAGACATGGTAAATTAGTTATCAATAAGGACTTAACTGAAGAAGGTGTATTAGAAGAGGCagagttttataatattactgaACTAATTCGACTAGTTAAGGAACGTATTATAATGCGAGATACAAGACCTTTAAGAGATTCAAAGAAACATGTCTACAGAGTATTGCAATGTCATGAGGATGAATTAACACAAATGGTGTCAACAATGTCAGATGGATGGAAATTTGAACag CTAATCAATATAGGCTCCCAATATAATTATGGAAATGATGACCATGCTGAATTCCTATGTGTGGTGAGCCGTGAATATGGACCAAGTCAAATCAATAGCAAGGAGCAGGAATCAACTGATCGTGTTAAG cttttttattaa
- the LOC124955825 gene encoding NEDD8-activating enzyme E1 regulatory subunit yields MASPAPKSPEQSERNRKYDRQLRLWGDHGQAYLEAAHICLINATGLGTEILKSLVLPGIGAFTIVDGKKITNEDIGANFFLEADSIGKSRAQVATQMLLELNPDVRGDYIDEEPQQILYNSPDFLNNFTVVVATSLTEKCLVLLSRRLWELNIPLIVCRSIGFIAYMRIQVKEHTIVETHPDNETSDLRLDKPFGTLKKHLDSIDLDTLSFKDHTHIPYVVILYKYLSKWILNHGSLPKTYKDKQLLREMIRKGMRKDEQDTVNTEENFEEAIKAVNTCVGCTEVPDRIKNILNDECCINLTAKSSPFWIIAKAVRDFIDNEGCGLLPLKGTLPDMTADTEKYIILQQIYHKQASADAEAVWRRTLQLLRQLGKSSDSISEKDVKLFCKYAVDIYVERGTCIADEYDPKIIDTNNIVQSLENPESLMVYYVVLRGVEKFQAEYNSYPGEFDDQVEPDIVKLKTCITKLLSEWGCGPLAKDDYVHEFCRFGGAELHSVSAFLGGLAAQETIKFITKQYKPLHNTFIYDAVTSNSSTFFF; encoded by the exons ATGGCATCACCAGCTCCTAAATCTCCCGAACAGTCggaacgaaatagaaaatatgatcGACAATTGAG attATGGGGAGATCATGGTCAAGCTTATTTAGAAGCAGCACATATTTGTCTTATAAATGCTACTGGATTGGGAAcagaaattttaaaatcattggTTCTTCCTGGTATTGGTGCATTTACTATTGTTGatggaaaaaagataacaaatgaAGATATTGGAGCAAA CTTTTTTCTAGAGGCAGATAGCATTGGAAAATCTAGGGCTCAAGTTGCGACCCAGATGTTACTAGAATTAAATCCTGATGTTCGAGGCGATTATATTGATGAAGAACCACAacagattttatataatagtccagattttttaaataactttacAGTAGTAGTTGCTACTTCATTAACAGAAAA atGCTTAGTCCTTTTGTCAAGACGACTTTGGGAGTTAAATATTCCTTTAATAGTATGTAGAAGTATAGGTTTCATTGCTTATATGCGAATTCAAGTGAAAGAACATACTATAGTAGAGACACATCCAGATAATGAAACATCAGATTTACGTTTAGATAAACCTTTTGGAACCTTAAAAAAGCACTTAGACTCTATCGACCTTGACACATTGAGCTTCAAAGATCATACTCATATACCATATgtagttattttatataaatatttatcaaagtgGATTTTGAATCATGGAAGTTTGCCAAAGACTTATAAAGATAAGCAACTTTTGAgagaaatgataagaaaaggaatgagaaAAGATGAACAAGATACAGTAAATActgaagaaaattttgaagaaGCAATTAAAGCTGTAAATACATGTGTGGGTTGTACCGAAGTTCCtgatagaattaaaaatattttaaatgatgaatgttgtattaatttaacagcaaag agCAGTCCATTTTGGATCATTGCTAAAGCAGTAAGAGATTTTATTGACAATGAAGGTTGTGGTTTGTTACCACTAAAAGGAACTCTGCCAGATATGACAGCTGAtacagagaaatatataattctacaGCAAAT TTACCATAAGCAAGCATCAGCAGATGCAGAAGCAGTGTGGAGACGCACATTGCAGTTACTACGACAGTTGGGTAAATCTTCAGATTCAATATCTGAGAaagatgtaaaattattttgtaaatatgcTGTAGATATTTATGTAGAGAGAGGAACTTGTATAGCTGATGAATATGATCCTAAAATCATTGATACCAATAATATAG TGCAAAGTTTGGAGAATCCTGAGAGTTTAATGGTGTATTATGTTGTACTTAGAGGAGTTGAGAAATTTCAAGcagaatataattcatatccAGGGGAATTTGATGATCAAGTGGAGCCtgatattgttaaattaaag ACTTGTATTACAAAATTGTTGAGTGAGTGGGGATGTGGACCATTGGCAAAGGATGATTATGTTCACGAATTTTGTCGATTTGGTGGCGCTGAATTGCATTCAGTATCTGCATTTTTAGGTGGATTGGCTGCTCAAGAAActatcaaatttatt